Proteins from a single region of Fusobacterium gonidiaformans ATCC 25563:
- the mnmG gene encoding tRNA uridine-5-carboxymethylaminomethyl(34) synthesis enzyme MnmG, producing MQEFDVIVVGGGHAGCEAALASARLGLKTAMITLYLDSIAMMSCNPSIGGPGKSNLVTEIDILGGEMGRHTDQFNLQLKHLNESKGPAARVTRGQADKFLYRTNMRLTLEHTENLSILQDCVEKLLVQEDEVYGVKTRLGIEYKAKSVILCTGTFLKGKVVIGDITYSAGRQGESAAEKLSENLRELGLQVERYQTATPPRIDKKSIDFSKLKELHGEKHPRYFSIFTEKKENTIVPTWLTYTNEKTLEKTKEMLQYSPIVSGIIETHGPRHCPSIDRKVLNFPEKTDHQIFLEMESLDSDEIYVNGFTTAMPPFAQDEILHTISGLEQAKIMRYGYAVEYDYMPAFQLYPSLENKKISGLFCAGQINGTSGYEEAAAQGLVAGINAARKILGKNPIFIDRSEAYIGVMIDDLIHKKTPEPYRVLPSRSEYRLHLRFDNAFMRLYEKTKEIGLLTQEKLLLVEKAIQNVKQEVERLKTISISMQEANQFLEKKQCSDLFSKGVKIADILKKKEITYLDLKELIEIPDYPEFVHNQIETILKYEIFMEREEKQILKFKELENQLIPKDFDFSSVKGISNIALSGLLEVKPLSIGEAGRISGVTGNDLALLIAHLR from the coding sequence ATGCAAGAATTTGATGTTATTGTAGTAGGGGGAGGTCATGCTGGATGTGAAGCGGCCTTAGCTTCTGCTCGTTTAGGTTTAAAAACAGCTATGATTACTTTATATTTAGATAGTATTGCTATGATGTCGTGCAATCCTTCGATTGGGGGACCGGGAAAAAGTAATTTAGTAACAGAAATTGATATTTTAGGTGGAGAAATGGGAAGACATACGGATCAATTTAATCTTCAACTAAAACATTTAAATGAAAGTAAAGGTCCGGCTGCTAGAGTTACCAGAGGTCAGGCTGATAAGTTTTTGTACAGAACGAATATGAGATTAACTTTGGAACACACTGAAAATTTATCTATTTTACAAGATTGTGTCGAAAAATTATTGGTGCAAGAAGATGAGGTTTATGGTGTTAAAACAAGATTAGGGATTGAGTATAAAGCAAAATCTGTTATTTTATGTACGGGAACTTTTTTAAAAGGAAAAGTAGTGATAGGGGATATTACCTATTCGGCTGGTCGTCAAGGAGAGAGTGCAGCTGAAAAATTATCAGAAAATTTAAGAGAATTAGGCTTGCAAGTGGAAAGATATCAGACGGCAACTCCACCTAGAATTGATAAAAAGAGTATTGATTTTTCGAAGTTGAAGGAATTACATGGGGAAAAACATCCGAGATATTTTTCAATTTTCACAGAGAAAAAAGAAAATACAATAGTTCCTACTTGGTTAACATATACAAATGAAAAAACGTTAGAAAAAACAAAGGAAATGTTACAGTATTCTCCTATTGTAAGTGGGATCATTGAAACACATGGACCTAGACATTGTCCTTCTATTGATAGAAAAGTATTAAATTTTCCGGAAAAAACAGATCATCAAATTTTTTTAGAAATGGAATCATTAGATTCTGATGAAATCTATGTCAATGGATTTACAACAGCGATGCCGCCCTTTGCACAGGATGAAATTTTACATACAATTTCTGGATTAGAGCAGGCAAAAATTATGAGATATGGATATGCAGTGGAATATGACTATATGCCGGCTTTTCAACTATACCCAAGCTTAGAAAATAAAAAGATTTCTGGTTTATTCTGTGCTGGACAAATCAATGGAACTTCCGGTTATGAAGAAGCAGCTGCACAAGGACTAGTGGCTGGAATCAATGCTGCTCGAAAAATTTTAGGAAAAAATCCTATTTTTATTGATAGAAGTGAAGCGTATATTGGGGTTATGATTGATGATTTAATTCATAAGAAAACTCCAGAACCATATCGTGTGTTACCTTCAAGGTCAGAATATAGACTACATCTTCGTTTTGATAATGCTTTTATGAGATTGTATGAGAAGACGAAAGAAATTGGTTTATTAACACAGGAAAAACTTTTATTAGTAGAAAAAGCAATTCAAAATGTAAAACAAGAAGTAGAAAGGTTAAAAACAATCTCTATTTCTATGCAAGAAGCGAATCAATTTTTAGAGAAAAAACAATGTAGTGATTTATTTTCTAAAGGTGTAAAAATTGCAGATATTTTAAAGAAAAAGGAAATTACCTATTTAGATTTAAAAGAATTGATAGAAATCCCTGACTATCCAGAGTTTGTTCATAATCAAATAGAAACTATTTTAAAATATGAAATTTTCATGGAAAGAGAAGAAAAACAAATTTTAAAGTTTAAGGAACTAGAAAATCAATTGATTCCGAAAGATTTTGATTTTTCTTCTGTAAAAGGCATTTCGAATATTGCTTTATCTGGATTATTGGAAGTAAAACCTTTATCGATTGGAGAAGCTGGAAGAATTAGTGGCGTAACTGGTAATGATTTGGCATTATTGATTGCACATTTAAGATAA
- a CDS encoding DEAD/DEAH box helicase codes for MDKIQKYRGEIPYFIQENCKDILIYICSSYRNLEDYYSVLKDISSLPMYMLERKETEESISQRYELFEFFKKKKKAILLLTLDMFLTKYKEIGSYQIFTVGKEYSITKLVEHLEQQEYTRNYLLEKKGEYSIRGDILDIYPYTDSSPIRIEFFGEEIERISYFDIENQKSFHLLKEYKMYTDNNKIEKSLIPFLNLEKKNYSLFFENIELLSYKLEEMILLEENEREKQKYRKEFENLYENGIELEILQFQYQDLERFKKKEELEAISKSKKIILKSLEIEKYQEIYSNVISKYDKYPYFEGYENEKELVLTDRELKGIRVKREIEKKKKLKISSPEQIQEGEYIIHENYGVGLYLGMEIIDGKDYLRIQYADEDKLFVPLEGIQKIEKYVHVPGIIPEIYHLGTRGFSKKREKLQEDILKFAKEILEIQAKRKSIGGFQYSPDTVWQEEFESSFPYTETSAQKKAIQDVKQDMEMGKIMDRLICGDVGYGKTEIAIRATFKAIMDHKQVVLLAPTTVLAEQHYHRFQERFLNYPIEIAVLSRMKTPKEQKEILEKIKNGSIDLVIGTSRLLSDDLEFKDLGFLIIDEEQKFGVKAKEKFKKIRGNLNILAMTATPIPRTLNLSLLGIRDLSIVDTPPDGRKTIKTFFIEKKEENIVKAILKELAREGQVFYVFNSVKRIEEKVKELEKILPSYVKIDYIHGKMSGKELKYKIEQFENMQIDVLVSTTIIENGIDIENANTMIIEGMEKLGLSQIYQLRGRIGRGRRQSYCYCIISEYKSKKAEEREKSLIELGQGSGLDLSMEDMRIRGAGEILGEKQHGAIETLGYHFYMKMLEEEIAKLKGEKIEETERKLYISLPFAKYIPDFYIQKEEKIVIYKRALSLQTMEEILEFEKEILDRFGKFPQEVIGFFQYLKIQYYCKEFGIYELIETDFKYWIRFEENKVDIDRIVELFSQQKIDYLQRTKQVVFEGNIFNFFEMYKK; via the coding sequence ATGGACAAAATACAAAAATATAGAGGTGAAATTCCATATTTTATTCAAGAAAATTGTAAGGATATTTTGATATATATTTGTTCTTCCTATCGTAATTTGGAAGATTACTATTCTGTTTTAAAAGATATATCTTCCCTACCTATGTATATGTTGGAAAGAAAAGAAACGGAAGAAAGTATTTCTCAAAGATATGAATTATTTGAATTTTTTAAGAAAAAGAAAAAAGCAATTTTATTATTGACCTTAGACATGTTTTTAACAAAATACAAAGAAATAGGAAGTTATCAAATTTTTACAGTAGGCAAAGAATATTCCATTACAAAATTAGTAGAACATTTAGAACAACAGGAATATACTAGAAACTATTTATTAGAGAAAAAGGGAGAGTATAGTATTCGAGGAGATATTTTAGATATTTATCCCTACACAGATTCCTCTCCAATTCGAATTGAATTTTTTGGAGAAGAAATAGAAAGAATTTCCTATTTTGATATAGAAAATCAAAAAAGCTTTCATTTATTGAAAGAATATAAAATGTATACGGATAATAATAAAATAGAAAAAAGTTTAATTCCATTTTTAAATTTAGAAAAGAAAAACTATTCTCTTTTCTTCGAAAATATAGAATTATTATCTTATAAACTAGAAGAAATGATTTTATTAGAAGAAAATGAAAGGGAAAAACAAAAATATAGAAAAGAATTTGAGAACTTATATGAGAATGGAATAGAATTAGAAATATTACAATTTCAATATCAAGATTTAGAAAGATTTAAAAAGAAAGAAGAATTAGAAGCAATCAGTAAAAGTAAGAAGATTATTTTGAAAAGTTTGGAGATTGAAAAATATCAAGAAATTTATTCTAATGTGATTTCAAAGTATGATAAATATCCTTATTTTGAAGGATATGAAAATGAGAAAGAATTGGTACTCACGGATCGAGAATTAAAAGGAATTCGTGTGAAGCGAGAAATTGAAAAAAAGAAAAAATTAAAAATATCAAGTCCGGAACAAATTCAAGAAGGAGAATATATTATTCACGAAAATTATGGGGTAGGTCTGTATTTAGGAATGGAAATTATTGATGGAAAAGACTATCTTAGAATTCAATATGCGGATGAAGATAAATTGTTTGTTCCTCTAGAAGGGATTCAAAAGATAGAAAAATACGTCCATGTTCCGGGAATCATTCCTGAAATATATCATTTAGGAACGAGAGGTTTTTCTAAAAAACGAGAAAAGTTACAGGAAGACATTTTAAAATTTGCAAAAGAAATTTTAGAGATTCAAGCGAAAAGAAAGTCAATAGGTGGTTTTCAATATTCTCCAGATACTGTTTGGCAAGAAGAATTTGAGTCAAGTTTTCCTTATACAGAAACATCGGCTCAAAAAAAAGCCATTCAAGATGTAAAGCAAGATATGGAAATGGGAAAAATTATGGATCGATTGATCTGTGGAGATGTTGGATACGGAAAAACAGAAATTGCTATTCGAGCAACTTTTAAAGCGATTATGGATCACAAGCAAGTCGTTTTATTAGCTCCCACCACAGTGTTAGCAGAACAACATTATCATAGATTTCAAGAAAGATTTTTAAATTATCCTATAGAAATTGCAGTTTTAAGTAGAATGAAAACTCCAAAAGAACAAAAAGAAATTTTAGAAAAGATAAAAAATGGAAGTATAGATTTAGTTATAGGAACAAGTCGTTTATTATCCGATGATTTAGAGTTTAAAGATTTAGGTTTTTTAATCATTGATGAAGAACAAAAATTTGGAGTGAAAGCAAAAGAAAAATTTAAAAAAATAAGAGGAAATTTAAATATTTTAGCTATGACTGCAACACCAATTCCACGGACATTAAATTTATCTCTTCTAGGAATTCGAGATTTATCGATTGTAGATACTCCACCTGATGGAAGAAAAACCATAAAGACTTTTTTTATCGAAAAAAAAGAAGAAAATATTGTAAAAGCAATTTTAAAAGAATTGGCTCGAGAAGGGCAAGTTTTTTATGTTTTTAATTCTGTAAAAAGAATAGAGGAAAAGGTGAAAGAGCTAGAAAAGATTTTACCTTCTTATGTAAAAATTGATTACATTCATGGAAAGATGTCAGGAAAAGAATTAAAATATAAAATTGAACAATTTGAAAATATGCAAATTGATGTTTTAGTTTCTACCACAATTATTGAGAATGGAATTGATATTGAAAATGCAAATACTATGATTATTGAAGGAATGGAAAAATTAGGATTGTCTCAAATTTATCAGTTACGAGGAAGAATTGGAAGAGGAAGAAGACAAAGTTATTGTTATTGTATTATATCAGAATACAAAAGTAAAAAAGCAGAAGAAAGAGAAAAATCTTTGATAGAATTAGGGCAAGGCAGTGGTCTTGATTTATCTATGGAAGATATGAGGATTCGTGGTGCTGGAGAAATTTTGGGAGAAAAGCAACATGGTGCCATTGAGACTTTAGGCTATCATTTTTATATGAAAATGTTAGAGGAAGAAATTGCAAAATTAAAAGGAGAAAAAATAGAAGAAACAGAAAGAAAATTATATATTTCTTTACCTTTTGCAAAATACATTCCAGATTTTTATATTCAAAAAGAAGAAAAGATTGTAATTTATAAAAGGGCTTTGTCTTTGCAAACCATGGAAGAAATTTTAGAATTTGAAAAAGAAATATTGGATAGATTTGGAAAGTTTCCTCAGGAAGTGATAGGATTTTTTCAATATCTAAAAATTCAGTATTATTGTAAAGAATTTGGAATTTATGAATTGATTGAAACAGATTTTAAATATTGGATTCGTTTTGAAGAAAACAAAGTAGATATTGATAGAATTGTAGAATTGTTTTCACAACAAAAAATTGATTATTTACAGAGAACCAAGCAAGTTGTTTTTGAAGGCAATATCTTTAATTTTTTTGAAATGTATAAAAAATAA